One Benincasa hispida cultivar B227 chromosome 5, ASM972705v1, whole genome shotgun sequence genomic window carries:
- the LOC120078074 gene encoding uncharacterized protein LOC120078074 isoform X1, translating into MTSSSSSSSLSLCLFFPLPSSPSLRYINISNSFFSPNPNFPLFTSSSRRRPSLNTSLWIQGHIRGDKDGDSSMPRKKHTTQMFGFGSNDETGTQLPTQAQSIVEGSGSVMVSEFKPVPDVDYLQELLAIQQQGPRAIGFFGTRNMGFLHQELIEILSYAMVITKNHIYTSGASGTNAAVIRGALRAEKPELLTVILPQSLKKQPPESQELLSKVKNVIEKPHNDHLSLIEASRLCNMDIISHVQQVICFAFHDSRLLMETCQEAKNLRKIVTLFYLD; encoded by the exons atgacttcttcttcttcttcttcttctttatctctcTGCCTCTTCTTCCCACTTCCTTCTTCCCCTTCTCTTAGATACATTAACATTTCCAATTCTTTCTTCTccccaaaccctaatttcccaCTTTTCACTTCTTCTTCTAGGCGCCGCCCTTCTCTCAATACATCTCTG TGGATTCAAGGGCATATAAGAGGAGATAAAGATGGAGATAGTAGCATGCCTCGAAAGAAGCATACAACACAGATGTTTGGATTTGGGTCTAATGATGAGACAGGCACTCAACTTCCAACCCAAGCCCAATCGATTGTGGAAGGATCGGGATCAGTTATGGTGTCTGAGTTCAAACCAGTTCCTGATGTTGATTATCTACAG GAGTTATTGGCCATTCAACAACAAGGTCCTAGAGCCATTGGTTTCTTTGGAACACGAAATATGGGTTTCTTGCATCAAGAACTCATTGAAATTCTTAGCTATGCAATGGTTATAACG AAGAACCACATCTACACTTCAGGAGCATCTGGAACCAATGCAGCAGTTATCAGAGGTGCACTGAGGGCTGAGAAACCAGAACTGCTTACTGTCATTTTGCCACAAAGTTTGAAAAAACAACCTCCTGAAAGCCAGGAATTATTATCCAAA GTTAAGAATGTGATAGAGAAGCCCCACAACGATCATCTATCTTTAATAGAAGCTAGCAG GTTATGTAATATGGACATCATTTCGCATGTACAGCAAGTCATTTGCTTTGCATTTCATGATAGTAGGTTGCTCATGGAAACATGTCAAGAGGCAAAAAATCTCCGGAAAATTGTTACGCTTTTTTATCTCGACTAA
- the LOC120078074 gene encoding uncharacterized protein LOC120078074 isoform X2: MPRKKHTTQMFGFGSNDETGTQLPTQAQSIVEGSGSVMVSEFKPVPDVDYLQELLAIQQQGPRAIGFFGTRNMGFLHQELIEILSYAMVITKNHIYTSGASGTNAAVIRGALRAEKPELLTVILPQSLKKQPPESQELLSKVKNVIEKPHNDHLSLIEASRLCNMDIISHVQQVICFAFHDSRLLMETCQEAKNLRKIVTLFYLD, from the exons ATGCCTCGAAAGAAGCATACAACACAGATGTTTGGATTTGGGTCTAATGATGAGACAGGCACTCAACTTCCAACCCAAGCCCAATCGATTGTGGAAGGATCGGGATCAGTTATGGTGTCTGAGTTCAAACCAGTTCCTGATGTTGATTATCTACAG GAGTTATTGGCCATTCAACAACAAGGTCCTAGAGCCATTGGTTTCTTTGGAACACGAAATATGGGTTTCTTGCATCAAGAACTCATTGAAATTCTTAGCTATGCAATGGTTATAACG AAGAACCACATCTACACTTCAGGAGCATCTGGAACCAATGCAGCAGTTATCAGAGGTGCACTGAGGGCTGAGAAACCAGAACTGCTTACTGTCATTTTGCCACAAAGTTTGAAAAAACAACCTCCTGAAAGCCAGGAATTATTATCCAAA GTTAAGAATGTGATAGAGAAGCCCCACAACGATCATCTATCTTTAATAGAAGCTAGCAG GTTATGTAATATGGACATCATTTCGCATGTACAGCAAGTCATTTGCTTTGCATTTCATGATAGTAGGTTGCTCATGGAAACATGTCAAGAGGCAAAAAATCTCCGGAAAATTGTTACGCTTTTTTATCTCGACTAA
- the LOC120078109 gene encoding 40S ribosomal protein S5 encodes MAVEVDVVNQELTQPHHDVKLFNRWTSDDVQVNDISLVDYIGVAPAKHATYVPHTAGRYSVKRFRKAQCPIVERLTNSLMMHGRNNGKKLMAVRIIKHAMEIIHLLTDLNPIQVIVDAVVNSGPREDATRIGSAGVVRRQAVDISPLRRVNQAIYLLTTGAREAAFRNIKTIAECLADELINAAKGSSNSYAIKKKDEIERVAKANR; translated from the coding sequence ATGGCTGTTGAAGTTGATGTGGTAAACCAGGAATTGACCCAGCCTCATCATGATGTGAAACTGTTCAACCGGTGGACCTCTGATGATGTCCAGGTGAACGACATCTCTTTGGTTGATTACATTGGGGTTGCACCTGCCAAACATGCCACCTATGTACCCCACACTGCTGGGAGGTACTCTGTCAAGCGCTTCCGAAAAGCTCAGTGCCCAATTGTCGAGAGGCTCACAAATTCACTTATGATGCACGGTAGGAACAATGGGAAGAAACTTATGGCTGTCAGGATTATTAAGCACGCAATGGAGATTATTCATCTTCTAACTGATCTCAACCCAATTCAAGTCATTGTCGATGCCGTTGTTAACAGTGGGCCACGTGAAGATGCTACTCGAATTGGTTCAGCTGGTGTTGTTAGGCGTCAGGCCGTGGATATATCCCCTTTGCGCCGTGTTAACCAAGCAATCTATCTCCTCACGACTGGTGCTCGTGAGGCTGCCTTCAGGAATATCAAGACAATTGCAGAATGCTTGGCTGATGAACTTATTAATGCAGCAAAGGGTTCTTCAAACAGTTATGCCATCAAGAAAAAGGACGAGATTGAGAGAGTTGCAAAGGCTAATCGTTAA